From a single Vampirovibrio chlorellavorus genomic region:
- a CDS encoding ATP-dependent Clp protease ATP-binding subunit, with translation MFERFTEKAIKVIMLAQEEARRLGHNFVGTEQILLGLIGEGTGIAAKTLKGMGVNLKEARAEVEKIIGRGSGFVAVEIPFTPRAKRVLELSWDEARQLGHNYIGTEHLLLGLIREGEGVAARVLENLGVDLTKVRSNVIRMLGETRGAATTATPGRSKTPTLDEFSTNLTQSAQEQRLDPVVGREKEIERVVQILGRRSKNNPVLIGEPGVGKTAIAEGLAQRIVNGDVPEILNDKKIVQLDIGLLVAGTKYRGEFEERLKKVMDEIRQSGNIILVIDELHTLIGAGAAEGAIDAANILKPALSRGELQCIGATTISEYRKHIEKDAALERRFQPVMVEEPSVEETIEIMRGLREKYEAHHKLVITDEALEAAAKLSSRYIADRFLPDKAIDLIDEASSRVRLSSSALPPEGKALEKDLKGIIREKEQAIRNQEFETASDLRDKEAELREKIREMAEDWKKQQEDKKILVTAEHIAHIVSSWTGVPVSKLTESESEKLLKMEDTLHERVIGQHDAVTAISKAIRRARVGLKNPNRPIGSFIFSGPTGVGKTELAKALADYFFGSQDNIIRVDMSEYMERHTVSKLIGSPPGYVGYSEGGQLTELVRRKPYAVILFDEIEKAHPDVFNLLLQILDDGRLTDSKGRNVDFKNTIIIMTSNVGARGIENPSPFGFSVSDDDEKARYEKMKETVMDEMKKMFRPEFLNRLDDTIIFHQLTKEEIRNIVDIMLQDLIKRLATQSMTLSVPDEVKDELAKEGYSPSYGARPLRRVIQKKLEDELSEQILLGRFKEGDNISTSLKDGEIVFEKTDEKPAKKADSPQVTA, from the coding sequence ATGTTTGAAAGATTTACAGAAAAAGCTATCAAAGTCATCATGTTGGCCCAGGAAGAAGCACGTCGCTTAGGCCACAATTTTGTGGGCACCGAACAAATTTTGCTGGGACTGATTGGTGAAGGGACTGGCATTGCCGCCAAAACCCTCAAAGGCATGGGCGTTAACCTGAAGGAAGCGCGCGCCGAAGTCGAAAAGATCATTGGCCGAGGCTCCGGTTTTGTGGCCGTTGAAATTCCGTTTACCCCACGGGCCAAACGTGTTTTAGAACTGTCCTGGGATGAAGCCCGGCAGTTGGGACACAATTACATTGGCACCGAACACTTGTTGCTGGGCCTGATCCGGGAAGGGGAAGGCGTAGCCGCTCGGGTACTGGAAAATCTGGGCGTGGATCTGACCAAGGTCAGAAGCAACGTCATCCGTATGCTGGGCGAAACCCGGGGCGCCGCCACCACCGCTACCCCCGGACGCAGCAAAACCCCAACGCTGGATGAATTTTCTACCAACCTGACTCAATCCGCACAGGAACAGCGGCTGGATCCGGTGGTGGGTCGTGAAAAGGAAATTGAACGGGTGGTGCAAATTCTGGGCCGCCGTTCCAAAAATAACCCGGTACTCATCGGGGAACCCGGCGTGGGTAAAACCGCCATCGCCGAAGGTCTGGCCCAACGCATCGTCAACGGCGATGTGCCCGAAATCCTGAACGATAAAAAAATCGTGCAGTTGGATATCGGCTTGCTGGTAGCGGGCACCAAGTACCGGGGCGAGTTTGAAGAGCGCCTGAAAAAGGTCATGGATGAAATTCGCCAATCCGGCAACATCATTCTGGTCATTGATGAATTGCACACCCTGATTGGGGCGGGTGCCGCCGAAGGGGCCATTGACGCCGCCAACATCCTGAAGCCTGCCCTGTCCCGTGGGGAGTTGCAGTGCATCGGGGCCACCACCATCAGCGAGTACCGCAAGCACATTGAAAAAGACGCCGCGCTAGAGCGTCGTTTTCAGCCGGTCATGGTGGAAGAACCGTCCGTGGAAGAAACCATCGAGATCATGCGTGGGCTGCGGGAAAAATACGAAGCGCACCACAAACTGGTCATCACCGATGAAGCGTTGGAGGCGGCTGCCAAGTTGTCTTCCCGCTACATTGCCGATCGTTTCCTGCCCGATAAAGCCATCGACCTGATCGATGAGGCCAGCTCCCGGGTACGTCTGTCATCCAGCGCCTTACCACCGGAAGGCAAAGCCCTGGAAAAAGATCTCAAAGGCATCATCCGGGAAAAAGAACAGGCCATCCGCAACCAGGAATTTGAAACCGCCAGCGACCTGCGGGACAAGGAAGCGGAGCTGCGGGAAAAAATTCGGGAAATGGCCGAAGACTGGAAAAAGCAACAAGAAGACAAGAAAATTCTGGTCACAGCCGAGCATATCGCTCACATCGTATCCAGCTGGACTGGGGTGCCTGTCTCCAAGCTGACCGAAAGCGAGTCCGAAAAACTGCTGAAAATGGAAGACACCCTGCACGAGCGGGTCATCGGCCAGCATGACGCGGTGACCGCCATTTCCAAGGCCATCCGTCGGGCCCGTGTCGGTTTGAAAAACCCCAATCGGCCCATTGGCTCCTTTATCTTCAGCGGCCCCACCGGGGTGGGAAAAACCGAATTGGCCAAAGCCCTGGCCGATTACTTCTTCGGCTCTCAGGACAATATCATCCGGGTGGATATGTCCGAATACATGGAGCGGCACACGGTCAGCAAGCTGATCGGTTCCCCTCCGGGGTATGTTGGCTACAGCGAAGGCGGACAACTGACCGAACTGGTGCGTCGCAAGCCGTATGCCGTCATCCTGTTTGATGAGATCGAGAAAGCGCACCCTGATGTGTTCAACCTGTTGCTGCAAATTCTGGATGATGGTCGCCTGACCGATTCCAAAGGCCGCAACGTGGACTTCAAGAACACCATCATCATCATGACCAGTAACGTAGGGGCCCGGGGCATCGAAAACCCGTCGCCGTTCGGCTTCTCGGTCAGCGATGACGATGAAAAGGCCCGCTACGAAAAAATGAAGGAAACCGTGATGGACGAAATGAAAAAAATGTTCCGTCCCGAGTTCCTGAACCGTCTGGATGACACCATCATCTTCCACCAGCTGACCAAAGAAGAGATTCGCAACATTGTGGATATCATGTTGCAGGATCTGATCAAGCGGTTGGCCACCCAAAGCATGACCTTGTCCGTCCCGGATGAAGTCAAGGACGAACTGGCCAAAGAGGGCTACAGCCCCTCTTACGGTGCCCGTCCCCTGCGTCGGGTCATTCAGAAGAAACTGGAAGATGAACTGTCTGAACAGATTCTGCTGGGTCGCTTTAAAGAAGGCGATAACATCTCTACCAGCCTGAAAGACGGTGAAATCGTTTTTGAGAAAACCGATGAGAAACCCGCTAAAAAAGCAGATTCTCCCCAGGTAACCGCTTAG
- a CDS encoding lipocalin-like domain-containing protein: protein MISLPLFLKKIPRWGLPLLGLLLLIPLALAFQYKAALPGYQYQFPRDHASHEAYKTEWWYYTGHLQTQSGKRYGYELTFFRIGNDPQIRSESSSPWNTNNLYATHFALSDENQKTFHYYEKLNRAGLNQAGARSDSYYVWNELWWAELLGQHMVLRASSPDGKQEAHLLLTSLKPPIIHGQGGVSQKAACVGCASHYYSLTRLKTEGLLFIDGKAEPVTGLSWMDHEFGSNQLSREQTGWDWFSIQLNDNTELMLYLLRREDGSIEPNSSGTVVDAQGHSRHLTLNEFKVIETGQYWTSPASKGTYPVGWRIEVPSEKLALKVTPSFDHQELYTAGSTKVAYWEGSSSVSGSRAGKPLQGQAYVEMTGYAKESVKGKL from the coding sequence ATGATCTCCCTGCCATTATTTTTAAAAAAAATCCCCCGCTGGGGGCTGCCACTGTTGGGCTTATTGCTTTTGATACCGCTGGCTTTGGCCTTTCAGTACAAAGCGGCCTTGCCGGGTTATCAATATCAATTCCCCCGCGATCACGCCTCTCATGAGGCGTATAAAACCGAATGGTGGTATTACACCGGCCACCTGCAAACCCAATCCGGCAAGCGCTACGGCTATGAATTGACATTCTTCCGCATTGGCAACGATCCCCAAATTCGCTCCGAGAGCAGCTCTCCCTGGAACACCAACAACCTGTACGCCACCCACTTCGCCCTGAGCGATGAAAACCAAAAGACATTTCACTATTACGAAAAACTGAACCGGGCCGGGCTCAATCAGGCCGGAGCCCGCAGCGACAGTTACTATGTGTGGAACGAGTTGTGGTGGGCCGAACTGCTGGGCCAGCACATGGTGCTGCGGGCCAGCTCCCCGGATGGCAAGCAAGAGGCGCATTTGCTACTGACCAGCCTGAAACCCCCGATCATTCACGGACAGGGCGGGGTTAGCCAAAAGGCCGCTTGCGTGGGTTGCGCATCGCATTACTATTCCCTGACCCGACTGAAAACCGAGGGTTTGCTGTTCATCGATGGCAAGGCCGAGCCAGTCACGGGCCTCTCCTGGATGGATCATGAGTTTGGCAGCAACCAGCTCAGTCGAGAACAAACCGGATGGGATTGGTTTAGCATCCAGCTGAATGACAACACCGAACTGATGCTTTACCTGCTGCGCCGAGAAGACGGCTCCATTGAACCCAATTCCAGCGGCACCGTGGTGGACGCCCAAGGACATAGCCGCCATTTAACCCTGAACGAGTTTAAAGTCATTGAAACGGGTCAATACTGGACCAGCCCGGCCAGCAAAGGAACCTATCCGGTGGGCTGGCGGATTGAAGTGCCTTCGGAAAAGCTGGCGCTGAAAGTGACCCCCAGCTTTGACCATCAGGAACTCTACACCGCCGGTTCCACCAAAGTAGCTTACTGGGAAGGCAGTTCCAGCGTCAGCGGCAGCCGGGCCGGAAAACCCCTGCAAGGGCAGGCTTATGTGGAAATGACCGGATACGCCAAAGAAAGCGTGAAAGGCAAACTGTAA
- a CDS encoding UDP-glucuronic acid decarboxylase family protein, translating into MKKRILITGGAGFIGSHLTERLLKEGHEVLCLDNFFTGSKDNILHLLDHKYLEIIRHDVIEPILLEVDEIYNLACPASPVHYQYNPVKTVKTNVMGMINMLGLAKRTKAKIFQASTSEVYGDPEQHPQQESYWGHVNPIGIRSCYDEGKRIAETLCMDYHRQHGLRVKIVRIFNTYGPRMAINDGRVVSNFIVQALQNKPITVYGEGQQTRSFCYVDDLVEGFIRLMDNTPDDYPGPVNIGNPGEFTILELAEKVIALTGSSSKIERLPLPPDDPTQRRPDITIAKEKLGWEPTIMLEAGLKKTIAYFDAQLKKQG; encoded by the coding sequence ATGAAAAAGCGAATTCTGATTACGGGCGGAGCCGGCTTTATCGGCTCCCACCTCACGGAGCGGCTGCTGAAAGAGGGCCATGAGGTGCTTTGTCTGGATAATTTTTTTACCGGCAGCAAAGACAATATCTTGCACCTCCTGGATCACAAGTATCTGGAAATCATTCGGCACGATGTGATTGAACCCATTCTGCTTGAAGTGGATGAAATTTATAATCTGGCCTGTCCGGCTTCCCCGGTGCATTACCAGTACAACCCGGTGAAAACGGTTAAAACCAATGTCATGGGCATGATCAACATGCTGGGTTTGGCCAAGCGCACCAAGGCCAAAATTTTTCAGGCCTCCACCTCGGAAGTGTACGGCGATCCGGAACAGCATCCCCAACAGGAAAGCTACTGGGGTCACGTCAATCCCATTGGCATTCGCAGTTGCTACGATGAAGGCAAGCGTATTGCTGAAACCCTGTGCATGGATTATCACCGGCAGCACGGGTTGCGGGTCAAAATCGTGCGGATTTTCAACACCTACGGCCCCCGCATGGCCATTAACGATGGTCGGGTGGTCAGTAACTTTATTGTGCAAGCCCTGCAAAACAAGCCCATTACCGTTTACGGGGAAGGCCAGCAAACCCGCTCCTTCTGCTATGTGGATGACCTGGTGGAAGGCTTTATTCGCCTGATGGACAACACCCCGGACGATTATCCCGGCCCGGTGAACATTGGCAATCCCGGTGAGTTCACCATTCTGGAACTGGCGGAAAAAGTCATTGCCCTGACCGGCTCCAGCTCTAAAATTGAGCGCTTGCCCTTGCCGCCGGATGATCCCACTCAGCGCCGCCCGGACATCACCATCGCCAAGGAAAAACTCGGTTGGGAACCCACCATTATGCTGGAAGCGGGCCTGAAAAAGACCATCGCCTACTTTGACGCCCAATTGAAAAAGCAGGGTTAG
- a CDS encoding GDP-mannose 4,6-dehydratase, which translates to MSNPFAGKTYLITGGAGFIGSHLTKALLDAGAGVIVVDEFNDFYDPAIKEANVAPFLNNSHFRLYRKDIREFIGLRDIFEHHGRALQSGGIIHLAARAGVRPSLKEPRLYLDTNVTGTLNLADLAREFGVKKFVFASSSSVYGDSPDRVPFREDQDISKPISPYASTKAMGESLLYTYSHLYKLQVVALRFFTVYGAGQRPDLAIHKFTRLIDEGKPIPVFGDGSSRRDYTYIDDIIQGVLAATAYDKTPYEIFNLGESQTTELGTLISLIEQSLGKKAIIDRQPRQPGDVSVTFADISKAHRLLGYSPKTKIRDGIPKFVEWYKHYRKTPTMA; encoded by the coding sequence ATGAGCAATCCGTTTGCGGGAAAGACTTATTTGATCACCGGCGGAGCTGGGTTTATCGGTTCCCACTTGACCAAAGCCCTGCTGGATGCCGGGGCGGGTGTGATTGTGGTCGATGAGTTCAACGACTTTTATGATCCTGCCATTAAAGAAGCCAACGTGGCTCCTTTTTTGAATAATTCCCATTTTCGGTTGTACCGCAAGGACATTCGGGAATTTATCGGCCTGCGGGATATTTTTGAGCATCACGGGCGAGCCTTGCAAAGCGGTGGGATTATTCACCTGGCCGCCCGGGCCGGAGTGCGTCCCTCCCTGAAAGAACCCCGTCTCTATCTGGATACCAACGTCACGGGCACTCTCAATCTGGCGGATCTGGCCCGTGAGTTCGGGGTGAAAAAGTTTGTATTCGCCTCTTCCAGCTCTGTTTACGGTGATTCCCCCGATCGGGTTCCCTTCCGGGAAGATCAGGATATCTCCAAGCCCATTTCCCCGTATGCCTCTACCAAGGCCATGGGAGAAAGCCTGCTGTACACCTACAGCCATTTGTACAAGTTGCAAGTGGTGGCCTTGCGCTTCTTTACCGTGTATGGGGCCGGGCAACGCCCGGATTTGGCCATTCACAAGTTTACCCGCCTGATTGATGAGGGCAAGCCGATTCCCGTGTTTGGAGATGGTTCCAGCCGTCGGGATTACACCTACATTGACGATATTATTCAGGGTGTGTTGGCCGCCACGGCTTACGATAAAACCCCGTATGAGATTTTCAATCTGGGAGAATCCCAAACTACCGAGTTGGGTACCCTGATTTCCCTGATTGAGCAATCACTGGGGAAAAAGGCCATCATTGATCGCCAACCCCGCCAGCCGGGAGATGTTTCGGTGACTTTTGCCGATATTTCCAAGGCCCACCGGTTGTTGGGCTACAGCCCCAAGACCAAAATCCGGGATGGCATCCCCAAGTTTGTGGAGTGGTACAAACATTACCGCAAAACGCCCACGATGGCTTAA
- the ruvX gene encoding Holliday junction resolvase RuvX codes for MSDDELLPPRVLGIDPGEKRLGLAISDPFGNFAVGLETISNYEGKDLLPEFRAVCDRYEVKEIIIGLPLHMSGEEGVSAQKARELGAVLSEGLGLPVAFMDERLTSKMAEQSLRDMGIQSSRERHKGKVDQAAAMRILQDYLDRKKMGKVKKQVNR; via the coding sequence ATGAGCGATGACGAGTTGCTGCCGCCCCGCGTTTTGGGCATTGATCCCGGAGAAAAACGCCTGGGTTTGGCCATTAGTGATCCCTTCGGCAACTTCGCGGTGGGCTTGGAGACCATCAGCAATTACGAGGGCAAAGACCTGCTGCCTGAGTTTCGGGCGGTCTGTGATCGCTATGAGGTCAAAGAGATCATCATTGGCTTGCCCTTGCACATGAGCGGGGAAGAAGGGGTTTCCGCCCAAAAAGCCCGGGAATTGGGCGCCGTCTTAAGCGAGGGGCTGGGCCTTCCGGTGGCCTTTATGGATGAGCGGCTGACCTCTAAAATGGCCGAGCAATCCCTGCGGGATATGGGCATTCAAAGCTCTCGGGAGCGGCACAAAGGCAAGGTGGATCAAGCCGCCGCCATGCGCATTTTGCAGGATTATCTGGATCGCAAGAAAATGGGGAAAGTCAAAAAACAGGTGAACCGCTAA
- a CDS encoding DUF512 domain-containing protein codes for MNAVIASVAAGSIADQLGLLPGDALLAINGSDALEDMFDYQFEVSGSEYLELHVRHNDGSEEIYELEKEADEDLGLVFTSPVFTPIKTCNNACPFCFIDQQPAGLRASLYVKDDDYRLSYFANTYITLTNLTERDRERIARLRPGPLYVSVHSTVPEVREVALKNKKGGHILKELSWLKSLEVPFHCQIVVCPGLTDGDSLRQSLADLYTLRPEAMSVAVVPVGLTQYREQLSELTPVDSQSALGVIQIVDTFKAQHPDAADFVFLSDEFYFKAGLPLPSYAEYGEFPQLDDGVGTARMLLEDFFNLENELPARIAEPLNVLLLTGKLGAMILQPIATRLNAVEGLYVDLLAVKSQFWGDSVDVAGLVTGQDILSTLSQMDISGYRAAIIPSVMLKQSTEAFLDGKTVSELSQALNLPFLVVQDPYSARELVDKIFNQQPVTA; via the coding sequence ATGAATGCCGTAATTGCTTCGGTGGCCGCTGGCAGTATTGCTGATCAGCTGGGCTTGCTGCCCGGGGACGCCCTATTGGCTATCAATGGCTCCGATGCCCTGGAGGATATGTTTGACTATCAGTTTGAAGTCTCCGGTTCAGAATACCTTGAACTGCACGTTCGACACAACGACGGTTCAGAGGAGATTTATGAACTGGAGAAAGAAGCGGACGAGGATTTGGGGCTTGTTTTCACCTCGCCGGTGTTTACCCCCATTAAAACCTGCAATAACGCCTGCCCCTTCTGTTTTATCGATCAGCAACCTGCCGGACTGCGGGCCAGCCTGTATGTGAAGGATGATGATTACCGTCTGTCCTACTTTGCCAATACCTATATTACCTTAACCAATCTTACGGAGCGGGATCGGGAGCGCATTGCCCGCTTGCGGCCTGGCCCTTTGTATGTTTCGGTGCATTCTACCGTCCCGGAAGTGCGAGAGGTGGCCCTGAAAAACAAAAAGGGCGGCCACATCCTGAAGGAGCTTTCCTGGCTGAAAAGTCTGGAAGTGCCTTTTCATTGCCAAATTGTGGTCTGTCCCGGTTTGACGGATGGGGACAGCCTGCGCCAGTCGCTGGCCGATCTCTATACCTTGCGCCCGGAGGCCATGTCGGTGGCCGTGGTGCCGGTGGGCCTGACCCAATACCGGGAGCAGCTTTCGGAATTAACCCCCGTGGACAGCCAAAGCGCTTTGGGCGTCATTCAAATCGTGGATACGTTTAAGGCTCAGCATCCCGATGCGGCTGATTTTGTCTTTTTATCCGATGAATTTTACTTTAAGGCGGGGCTCCCGCTGCCCTCCTATGCGGAATACGGCGAGTTTCCCCAGTTGGATGACGGGGTGGGAACGGCCCGCATGCTGCTGGAAGACTTTTTTAATCTGGAGAATGAGTTGCCTGCCAGGATTGCGGAACCCTTGAATGTACTGCTACTGACCGGCAAGCTGGGGGCCATGATTTTACAGCCCATCGCCACCCGCCTGAACGCGGTGGAGGGCTTGTATGTGGATTTACTGGCGGTTAAAAGCCAGTTTTGGGGGGATTCGGTCGATGTGGCCGGTCTGGTCACCGGGCAGGATATTTTATCGACGCTTTCTCAAATGGATATTTCTGGCTACCGGGCCGCCATTATTCCTTCCGTCATGCTCAAACAATCCACGGAGGCCTTTTTGGATGGCAAAACGGTCAGCGAGCTTTCGCAAGCCTTGAACCTGCCGTTTTTGGTGGTGCAAGATCCTTACAGCGCCCGTGAATTGGTGGATAAAATTTTTAATCAGCAACCCGTTACGGCCTAA
- a CDS encoding tetratricopeptide repeat protein, giving the protein MSIPAAKPSIRQWEQSASMVSRVYTPLITPYQRPQQNAGNGNAGTVNPDEQKASGWQPPQAEQQRAARESGSSSSGLKAIQHSQFQKIPLNDVIHDFNNTMTALGVDETTQQEVATYLGVVRLQAGKEQPEVGYIKQTLRTAANTLDQYIGKALGQPSKVVKEWVDALLMQDIDYKANIAPEEVNPPKTASQRPPSQPPDPGPDTNPTMVPPDKAETTGVKTQLKSLIETAKTLQSQQQFLQADETLQTALDLLQERNKPDWEGKVWGLRGKILDQGGQWQKALNAYEQAADRFAQAQLPQKQSYALQAAASLLEDHGDLQKAKGYYEQVVSLDEKTGDSRTLLHSLNDLGSVALKVGDTTQAIQALEKAAQLLPTENISPAVQSDIQANLAAAYRRTQNYSQAIDTYQQSLRTARQAKDKTRYISGLQQLASLFVEANQPQNAMKALQRLQQLT; this is encoded by the coding sequence TTGAGCATTCCAGCGGCCAAGCCCTCCATTCGACAGTGGGAGCAGTCAGCATCCATGGTATCCCGTGTTTATACACCACTCATCACCCCGTACCAGCGTCCTCAGCAAAACGCGGGCAACGGCAATGCGGGCACTGTAAACCCCGATGAACAAAAGGCCTCCGGCTGGCAGCCACCTCAGGCGGAGCAGCAGCGGGCAGCCCGAGAATCGGGATCATCCAGCTCTGGACTAAAAGCCATCCAGCACAGCCAGTTTCAGAAAATTCCCCTGAACGATGTCATTCATGACTTCAACAACACCATGACCGCCCTGGGGGTGGATGAGACTACCCAACAGGAAGTGGCCACCTATCTGGGTGTGGTACGCCTGCAAGCGGGCAAAGAACAGCCCGAAGTGGGATATATCAAGCAAACCCTGCGCACGGCGGCCAATACCCTGGATCAGTACATCGGCAAGGCCTTGGGACAGCCCTCCAAAGTGGTGAAGGAATGGGTGGATGCCCTGCTGATGCAGGACATTGACTACAAGGCCAACATTGCCCCGGAAGAAGTCAACCCGCCCAAGACCGCAAGCCAACGCCCCCCCTCCCAGCCACCCGATCCGGGTCCAGACACGAACCCAACGATGGTTCCACCGGATAAAGCAGAAACAACCGGTGTCAAAACACAGCTGAAATCCCTGATTGAAACGGCCAAAACCCTGCAAAGCCAGCAACAGTTCCTGCAGGCTGATGAAACGCTGCAAACGGCCCTGGACTTGCTTCAGGAACGCAACAAGCCAGACTGGGAAGGCAAAGTCTGGGGGTTAAGAGGAAAAATTCTGGATCAAGGCGGGCAGTGGCAAAAAGCCCTGAACGCTTACGAGCAGGCCGCCGATCGCTTCGCTCAGGCCCAACTACCCCAAAAGCAGTCCTATGCGCTGCAGGCAGCCGCCTCCCTGCTGGAAGATCACGGGGATCTGCAAAAGGCCAAAGGCTACTACGAACAAGTGGTTTCACTGGACGAGAAAACCGGCGATTCCAGAACGCTGCTGCATTCCCTGAACGATTTGGGCAGTGTGGCCCTCAAAGTGGGCGATACCACGCAGGCTATTCAGGCGCTGGAAAAGGCGGCCCAACTGTTACCCACGGAAAACATTTCACCCGCGGTACAAAGCGACATTCAGGCCAATCTGGCGGCCGCATACCGCCGAACCCAAAATTACAGCCAGGCCATTGATACCTACCAGCAATCCCTGCGAACCGCCCGGCAAGCCAAGGACAAAACACGCTACATCAGCGGTTTACAGCAGTTGGCATCCCTGTTTGTAGAGGCCAACCAGCCCCAAAACGCCATGAAAGCCCTGCAACGCTTGCAGCAATTAACCTGA
- a CDS encoding pseudouridine synthase, which translates to MIRLNKAIADSGYCARRKADELIAQGKVKLNGEVVTELGTKVNLETDQITVNGQPLQSPPKVYLLLHKPVGYVTSRKAGKTQKSFYELIPPEWRSVDPAGRLDQDSSGALIVSNDGDFIYKVTHPRFHLPKVYEITLDRPLQEGDIQQLKEGVRLMPENKLAKMTRVEPLNGHRPTYQVELITGFNRQIRRTLIELRYRVLSLHRVSFGPVQIEGLGAGDLRPLTDTELSGLLAPPSPE; encoded by the coding sequence ATGATTCGACTGAATAAAGCCATTGCCGACAGTGGCTACTGTGCCCGTCGCAAGGCCGATGAACTGATTGCCCAGGGCAAAGTAAAACTCAACGGGGAAGTGGTGACGGAACTGGGCACCAAGGTAAACCTGGAAACCGATCAGATCACGGTGAATGGCCAGCCCCTGCAATCGCCTCCCAAAGTGTATTTACTGCTGCACAAGCCGGTGGGCTACGTCACCAGCCGGAAAGCAGGCAAAACCCAAAAAAGTTTTTATGAGCTGATTCCGCCAGAGTGGCGCAGTGTAGACCCGGCAGGACGACTGGATCAGGATAGCAGCGGGGCGCTGATTGTCTCCAACGATGGGGATTTTATCTACAAGGTCACCCACCCCCGGTTCCACTTGCCCAAGGTGTACGAAATCACCCTGGATCGTCCACTTCAAGAGGGCGATATCCAACAGCTTAAAGAGGGCGTGCGGCTGATGCCGGAAAACAAGCTGGCCAAAATGACCCGGGTGGAGCCCCTGAACGGCCATCGACCCACGTATCAGGTGGAACTGATCACCGGGTTTAATCGACAAATCCGGCGCACCCTGATTGAACTGCGTTACCGGGTTCTCAGCCTGCATCGGGTGTCCTTTGGGCCGGTTCAAATTGAAGGCTTGGGCGCTGGGGACCTTCGTCCGCTGACGGACACAGAGCTTTCCGGTTTATTGGCGCCTCCGTCGCCAGAGTAA
- a CDS encoding UDP-glucose dehydrogenase family protein, producing the protein MKVCVVGTGYVGLVAGTCLAEMGNDIICVDNNPAKIETLRLGQVPIYEPGLEELIRSNTKEGRLSFTTDLDEAVRKSLICIIAVGTPEKADGSADLSAVFGVARQIAKAMDGYRVIVTKSTVPVGTADQIRAIVAETTTHEFSIVSNPEFLKQGAAVDDFLKPDRVVIGADNQRAFDIMRELYGPFLRTGNPIINMDIKSAEMTKYAANAFLATKISFINEMSTLCEKVGADISMVRTGISTDSRIGPQFLFPGLGYGGSCFPKDVKALIKTGQENGHHMSILEAVDQKNDQQRQDFIDKVLAYFEGDVKGKTFAMWGLAFKPRTDDLREAPSKTIIEALLAKGAKIKAFDPKATDVARQIFGEKISYTETAYEALEGVDALLLVTEWNEFRRPDFDKMKTLMKRAVIFDGRNQYEIERMGRRGFEYYCVGRPGVDAAEVDESETQRERAGV; encoded by the coding sequence GTGAAAGTATGCGTTGTTGGAACCGGATATGTTGGCCTGGTGGCCGGAACCTGTCTGGCCGAAATGGGAAACGATATTATCTGCGTGGATAACAACCCCGCCAAGATTGAAACCTTGCGTCTGGGGCAGGTTCCCATTTATGAGCCGGGTCTGGAGGAGCTGATTCGCTCCAACACCAAGGAAGGCCGCTTGTCCTTCACTACCGATTTGGATGAGGCCGTGCGCAAGTCCCTGATTTGCATTATTGCCGTGGGTACCCCAGAAAAAGCCGATGGTTCCGCTGATTTGAGCGCTGTCTTTGGGGTGGCCCGTCAAATTGCCAAGGCCATGGATGGTTACCGGGTCATTGTGACCAAAAGTACCGTTCCTGTCGGCACTGCCGATCAAATTCGGGCCATTGTGGCGGAGACCACCACTCACGAGTTTTCCATCGTTTCCAACCCGGAGTTCCTGAAACAAGGGGCGGCTGTGGATGATTTCCTGAAGCCGGATCGGGTGGTTATTGGGGCCGACAATCAACGGGCCTTCGATATTATGCGGGAGCTGTACGGGCCCTTCCTGCGCACCGGCAACCCCATTATCAACATGGACATCAAATCCGCCGAGATGACCAAGTACGCGGCCAACGCCTTTTTGGCCACCAAAATTTCCTTTATCAACGAAATGAGTACCCTGTGCGAAAAAGTGGGCGCTGATATTTCCATGGTGCGCACCGGCATTTCCACCGATAGCCGCATTGGCCCGCAGTTCCTGTTCCCCGGCCTGGGCTACGGCGGTTCCTGCTTCCCCAAGGATGTGAAGGCCCTGATTAAAACCGGTCAGGAAAATGGGCATCACATGAGCATTCTGGAAGCGGTGGATCAGAAAAACGATCAGCAACGTCAGGATTTCATCGACAAAGTGCTGGCTTACTTTGAAGGGGATGTAAAAGGCAAAACCTTCGCCATGTGGGGTCTGGCTTTTAAGCCCCGAACCGATGACCTGCGGGAAGCGCCCAGCAAAACCATTATCGAAGCCTTGCTGGCCAAAGGGGCTAAGATCAAGGCCTTTGATCCCAAGGCTACCGATGTGGCCCGCCAGATTTTCGGTGAAAAGATTTCCTATACCGAAACCGCTTACGAGGCTTTAGAGGGGGTGGATGCCCTGCTACTGGTGACCGAGTGGAACGAGTTCCGCCGTCCCGACTTTGACAAGATGAAAACCCTGATGAAGCGGGCCGTTATTTTTGATGGCCGCAACCAGTATGAGATTGAGCGCATGGGTCGTCGGGGTTTTGAATACTACTGCGTGGGGCGTCCCGGTGTGGATGCCGCTGAAGTGGATGAATCAGAAACGCAACGGGAGCGGGCGGGCGTATGA